The Salvelinus namaycush isolate Seneca chromosome 26, SaNama_1.0, whole genome shotgun sequence genomic sequence gccaaacatcaatcatcatgtcactagaataagaccctcaatatttattggaaagcagcatcaagctaatcaccttgcactttcaccaccatgTGAAGTTTCTCATAACTTATTTCATATaaagcctaataaactgcatgctttcccgagtcgtaATGGGAGGACCCCCAGttctcgcataatacattttacgacaccaaaagatcccaccttgtctagcgatTTTGTTTTGTCTACATTTGGAAAGTTCACTGACAAACGAGCTTTTTCCATCAAGGCTATCGTGGCATTTTTTTATCctacatgtactttactcgcataaaaacagGGGggcactgatcctagatcagtactcctactccGAGATGCTTTGTAAATAATGCTTTAGCTGTGCTTTACATTCTCTCCGCTTGGCTCGTCTTCAGGCCAGGCTTCACTTCTCAGCCAGTATTATGAACCAGGGTTACAACCACAGAACTAGAACGAGATTATATTTCTATATCGCCAACCCTCCTGTTCTGCCAAGCTCCCTGCTGAATCACCCCTCTAGTCTACCCATCCCAGAGACACAGAGTCTGGCTGCTTTACAGATCACACCATATTCCCCATACTGTAGGGTTAGAGCTGCGATGTATCTCAGGCAGTCGTCTCAAATTAGACACCCTATTTCCTTGTCGCACTTCGTCACACGTGTCAAACTCGTTCCACGGAGGACCACTCCTcacttgtacttgattgatgaattaaggtaattaattagtaaggaactcccctcacctggttgtctaggtcttaacctgcagacactcggcactcagtggaatgagtttgacatccctggactacatagtgcactatattaaGGCTgttatgacaccctattccctacatagtgcactgcttctaaagctgcaatatgtacatTTTTGGGCGATCTGACCAAATTCACAAAAATATgttagatctgtcattctcattgaaagcaagcctaagaagtggtagatctgttctatgtgcactatttctatgcttcccgtgcttaagttacatttttgcatcttttactttcagaTTTGTACACCAGTTTCAAACAGCTAACAAATACAATATTTTAGGTTatggaaaagatatttcacagcagtttagatggtacaatgattctctacactatactttcctgtttgtcacaaactgaaattaggcaaactattagaatttttgaaACCAGGAAATGGCACAGCAGTTTccgcatagtgcatctttaactagtgcactatatgggatacagggtgccatttgagacgtagcCAGATACATACAGAACATGTCCAGACTAGACTATATAAGACCTGGCTCGAAGACTTTCTTCAATGCTGATTTACATCAACCTGATTAGAGTAGAATGGTACTGTGCAACAATGACGAGAGGATCTTTGGATTAGTAACTCATTCCTAAAACAACTCCCTCATTTAAAAACAAACTGTCAATCTATCTACTTTAAATATAATCTCAACCTCTGACTACCCAACTACCTACTTGTCTTACTATTTACATATCTATTAAGTACGGTAATACATTTACACAAATCCTTGATTGTATTACAATATGGCGGTTAAAGGAGCTATATGTAACTCGTTGTCAATTTCACAAGAGAAGGTCCGTCTTTTGTTGACCAATAAGAAGGCTGCACCATTAGAATGCAATTTTGTTTGAGCCCAATAACCTTTCTTGGGGAAGGAAAATGatgaaacactatcattccactattactaTAGATATATTAAGGGCATTTTCCATACATTCCATTCTATACAGCTCCTTTAAGCGCAAGATAAACAGCATGGAAAGAAAGAGTGAGTTTGGTCCAGGGTTAGCAATATTAGCATTGTCTACTAAGATGGCTGTGCCTCCTCTGGTTTGAAGCTCTACCTACTGGCTATTTGAAGAGGTGGACCACAGTGTGAGTGGGCGGAGCCTAACAGGCCTTTCACATTATTCGCACAAGGCGTTTTGCTCACAGCGAGAACACCACGCACATACGTTGGAAAGGTCAAACAATTATTTGAACTTTGATGAGTATAGGCAACAGCAGTGACAGACACCCTCAGAGCCTTCGCAACACAGAATGCCCTTTGGAGCTTGATCTTTTCCGCCATTGGATAATAGTGGCTTTGTGCTGTGCCATATTAGTGTGAATAATGTTAAAGGCCAGTGGTTGTCCTGTAATTAGGTGGTGAGGGTTGGAGCAGGGTAGGGTTAGTAATTAGGTGGTGGTGGGTGAACAGGGTTGGAGCAGGGTAGGGTTAGTAATTAGGTGGTGGTGGGTGAACAGGGTTGGAGGAGGGTAGGGTTAGTAATTAGGTGGTGGTGGGTGAACAGGGTTGGAGGAGGGTAGGGTTAGTAATTAGGTGGTGGTGGGTGAGCAGGGTTGGAGCAGGGTAGGGTTAGTAATTAGGTGGTGGTGGGTGAGCAGGGTTGGAGCAGGGTAGGGTTAGTAATTAGGTGGTGGTGGGTGAGCAGGGTAGGTTAGGGCTGCAGGAAGGAGCTGATGGAGCTGATGAAGTCCAGGGGTTTGTCTGCGTGGATCCAGTGGCTGGCGTCTGGGATGTACTGGATGTCTGCACAGGGGAACAACCGCTGGATCTCTGGATAGTCCTCAgaactgagagggagagagcagagcgagagaggcaaaATATGGAAGAGAGAAGAGTGAAAGTAGGGAAACAGAAGACAAATCAAATCATAGTTGAAATATTACAAAGCAGTCTTACACCAATGACAGCTATTAAACTGTATAACAGATGACATCTTATACCTGATGTAGGCAGAACTGGCTCCGCCCAGGAAGAGGGTGGGGCCCTCGTATGTGGTTTCGAAGGTAGGGAAGCTCATGATGTCATCAAGGTGCGCGGCAATGGCGTCCAGGTTGACTCTCCAGGCGTAGTGTCCGTTCTGCTCCACCAGGTTGGTCAGCAGGAACTGGCGCACTGAGCGCTCCTGAACACAGgaagaaacacaacaccattactAAACAAACTATCCCTGGGTATGTCCTCCAAATGCCTTTTCTTTGGTTTCAAAAGAAAAGGTATTTCAGTGGACTGGATTTACAGTATATAATAATGCTTTTTACTCAATTCCAAAGCCCTTTAGATGGTGCTTGGGGATTAGTCAACCACCAATTGAAGACTGCTTTATATCCATTTGGTTTCACAacgcattcattcattcattctccaAGGACTAGGGATGCTAACAGTTAAATCGGTTAGCTGGTCATGCTGATCGttctataggttaatttgcataatgtCCCGGGAATTGCATTTTGCCAATAAAATGGTATTATGTTTTACATTCGCTACTTCCTTACAGTAGTTGTATGTTCAATTACATAGCCTTTCAGCTGTCAGACGATTCGGTTGCTACTGTTGTAGTGAGATGATAGTGACAGGTAGTGTGAACCCTGGGTGATATTAACagtagtatttgtatttattaaggatccctattagctgctgCCTTATGGGTTCCATGAACATAAGGtagttatatacacacacaccttaaaATATTACCTGACATTACATAACACATTGTGTTCACTCAGGCCACTACACTACTGtcacatacagttgaaatcggaagtttacatacaccttagccaaatacattttaactcagtttcacaattcctgacatttaatcctagtaaaaattccatgttttaggtcagttaggatcaccactttattttaagaatgtgaaatgtcagaataatagagaattatttttttcagcttttatttctttcatcacattcccagtgggtcagaagtttacatacactcaattggtatttgttagcattgcctttaaattgttcaacttgggtcaaacgttttgggtagccttccacaagcttcccacaataagttgggtgaattttgtcccattcctcctgacagagctggtgtaactgagtcaggtttgtaggcctcattgctcgcacacgttttttcagttctgcccacacattttctatgggattgaggtcagggctttgtgatggccactccaataccttgactttgttgtccttaagccattttgccacaattttggaattacgcttgaggtcattgtctatttggaagacccatttgcgaccaagcttaaacttcctgactgatgtcttcagacattgcttcaatatatccacataattctccttcctcatgaagccatttattttgtgaagtgcaccagtccctcctgcagcaaagcaccaccacaacatgatgctgccacccccgtgcttcacggttgggatggtgttcttcagcttgcaagcctccccctttttcctccaaacataacgatggtcattatggccaaacagttctacttttgtttcttcagaccagaggacatttctccaaaaagtacagtcttttttatggaggttttggagcaatggcttcttccttgagtggcctttcaggtgatgtcgatataggactcgttttaatgtggatatagatacttttgtacccgtttcctctagcatcttcacaaggtcctttgctgttgttctgggattgatttgcacctttcgcaccaaagtacctttcatctctaggagacagaacgagtctccttcctgagcggtatggcggctgtggtcccatggtgtttatacttgcgtactattgtttgtacagatgaacgtggtaccttcaggcgtttggaaattgctcccaaggatgaaccagacgtgtggaggtctacagttttttttcctgaggtcttggctaacttcttttgattttcccatgatcaatcaaagaggcactgggttagaaggtaggccttgatatatatccacagatacacctctaattgactcaaatgatgtcaattagcctatcaaaagcttttaaagtcatgacatcattttctggaattttccaagctgtttaaaggcacagtcaacatagcgtatgtaaacttctgacccactggaattgtgatacagtgaattataagtgaaataatctgtctataaacaattgttggaaaaattacttgcgttatgcacaaagtagatgtcctaaccgacttgccaaaactatagtttgttagcaagacaattgtggagtggtggaaaattagttttaatgactccaacctaagtgtatgtaaacttccgacttcaactgtatgtactatgcttattggtcatagtatggatacagttagtatgccaaaagttcccggatgtcgacCTACATTCGCCAAAATACTaagtatacaagcagtggacactatttccgtgcttttagggcgcataatgcaattcttcagaaaatgggcgtggcttcacaacaTTTTCAGAGTTGAAGAAAATGCCGGAAAATATGCAGCCCAAGTTCAATGAGAGCGGAttcaaattcattgctttaaccaattacaacaaatgttaagaaaatgtttagcAATTTagtaaagtaatgacttttcaaatacaTTCCACGTTATGTTGACTGACAatatgttagctacgctatcctttACGGACcgcataacatatcattacagcagtatgtaccgtatgttagctagctacctaacgttagttggctactaatacatcgaacTTGCAAGTATATTAACTACATGCTAACTATCCaacatttattgacttgattattcacgtcattcttagCTCAGCGGGATAGTTGTTGTGCGttcaatggacattgttaattaagtgcattcgtaaattcactctggctatctactccgatttcagaacaCTCGAGTCTGATTGTGCCAGtatgcgctctgaacgctccgagaacaaaacgctctgaatttacgaacacccAGAGCGTAcgctggcactccagattgaatttacaaacacacccaaAGTCATAAGATGTCCAGCTAGTAATTTGTTActctaacaagctagcaagaggttgcatagcaacataATCAACTTCAGGTAGACAGGCATAGCGCTAGTacactcaactgaaaggataacagtatactaaaatgaactaatagtatatagtcattacgtatgtagtatacagtatgggtattcgaacacagctctgGTGTTAATAACAGTAGTGTGAACCCTGGTAGTAATAACAGTAGTGATAGCCAGTGAGGAGCTTGCCCTAACCTTGACCAGTTTGCGTAGCTGGTCCTCGGCCATGCGGCGGGCAGTCGAGCGAGGGATGTCGCTAGAGATCTTCACATCCTTCATGGCCTGGATGTAGGAGTGGAAGTTGGTACGGGTGGTGGTCTGGGCTGGACTGATGTCCACCACCACCAACCTCTCCACCAGGCCAGGCTACCGGGAGATATATGGGGAAAGGAAGGAAAATGGGGTgattggggggagggggagagcgaTGAAGAGACAggtagaaggagggagagaaaaggaagagggagaagagaggaagaaattAGTTCTGCCTTCTCTATACAATGGGAAAGTGTGGCCACTTCAGTTTCTAAAATCTTCTTAAGAGGCATAGAGTAGAAGTAAATTTACCCACGAATGTGAATATCATTTTATATACCGTATACAGTGAgtttggaaagtattcatactgaCTTTTTCCCAACATTGTTACATTagagccttactctaaaattgatcgTTTTTCCTCAATCAACACCCCGTGACAAaaagaaaacaggtttttagaaatttttgcaaactTCAAAatcaaacagaaacaccttatttacataagtatttagacccattgctatgagactcaaaattgatttcaggtgcatcctgtttccattgatcatccttgagatttctacaacttgattcaattgattggacatgatttggaaaggtacacacctgtctatttaaagtcccacagttgacagtgcaaaaaccaagccatgaggttgaaggaattgtccatagagctccgagacagatctggggaagggtaccaaaacatttctgcagcattgaaggtccccaagaaccttCAACCTTCATgatagcctgcttggagtttgccaaaagacacctaaaggactctgaccatgagaaacaagattctctggcctgatgaaaccaaaatttaaccctttagcctgaatgccaagcgtcacgtctggaggaaacctggcaccatccctacggtgaatcatggtggtggcagcatcatgctgtagagatgtttttcagcggcagggactggtagactagtcaggatcaagggaaagatgaacggagcaaagtacagagagatccttgatgaaacctgctccaaagcgctcaggacctcagaccggtGCGAAAGGTCATCTTCTAACAagacagcgaccctaagcacacagccaagagaacgcaggagtggtttcggaacaagtctctccttgtggcccagccagagcccagatttgaacccgatcgaacatctctggagagccctgaaaatagctgtgcagcgactctccccatccaacctgacagagcttgagaggatctgcagagaagaacgggagaaactccccaaataccggtgctccaagcttgtagcgtcatacccaagaagactcaagactttaaatcgctgccaaaggtgcttcagacAACTGAGagaagcgtctgaatacttatgtaaatgtgtatttcatttttttgcataaaaaaaaatgattttcagaaatgttggcaaatgtatttttgctttgtcagtacgaggtactgtgtgtagattgatgaggaataaggctgtaaagtttttaaaaaatgggtccgaatactttccgaatgcactgtatatcctaaATGACTGCGTTTCCGTGAATTTGATGATATAATCTCAAAGTGCATTCAAAAAAAGTATTGGGACTGGATCCAGGAAGTAAGGCGAGATGGGCAGTCACTTTCCCATGGTACAGTGCAGCAGTAATCATTGCAGGTTTCTAATGTAATTAGTGCAGCTTCAAGCGGCACAGACCACAGTGTAGTAAGGATTCATATTGATGTTCCGGGGTCGTTCGTTTGTTCACCTGCGACAGGGCCGTAGTCATGGCGACCTTGCCCCCCATGCTGTGGCCAATCAGGACGCACTTCCCGATGTGCAGCTGGGCGAGCAAGTGCGTCAAGTCATTGGTCATCGCCTCATAGGTCAGATCGGTGCTGTGTGTGCTGGTACCGTGGTTACGGGCGTCGACCGTCAGCACCTGACTGGACAAAGGACAGTTAGGACActagggaggggtggagaggagggagatggaggggaggagaagagaagagggagggcaCAGGGCTATAGGCTAGATAGAAGACTACAGTCCAGTCCTCTGTGATCACTCATTGAAAAGGAAGGACAGTAGGGTTTCAttggggtgagaggagagggagagtagggTGAGATCAGAGGGAGAGTAGGGTGAGATCAGAGGGAGCGtagggtgggaggagagggagcgtagggtgggaggagagggagcgtagggtgggaggagagggagcgtagggtgggaggagagggagcgtagggggggaggagagggagcgtagggtgggaggagagggagcgtagggggggaggagggggagcgtagggtgggaggagagggagcgtagggtgggaggagagggagcgtagggtgggaggagagggagagtagggtgggaggagagggagagtagggtgggaggagagggagagtagggtgggaggagagggagagtagggtgggaggagagggagagtagggtgggaggagagggagagtagggtgagaggagagggagaatagggtgggaggagagggagagtagggtgggaggagagggagagtagggtgggaggagagggagagtagggtgggaggagagggagagtagggtgggaggagagggagagtagggtgggaggagagggagcgtagggtgggaggagagggagcgtAGGGTTGGAGGAGGGTACAGGCCATAATCCTGCTGGTATTAATTTCTTACTGGCACTGAACTGCATTACGGTCACTGATTGGTACACATATCTGGTTTCACAACCCTCACCAAATAGAAAGCATGAATAAAACAGCCACACtcgaagaccagagtggtgcataACTGGCTGTATGTGAGAGAATAACTGAGCCTTATCAGCATGGTTTCAGATCAATTCTATACACTAAATTCCGATGTATTATTTACC encodes the following:
- the abhd11 gene encoding protein ABHD11, coding for MSVFCSLLSRGLLCGRATCRFVTGQQDFSGGVLRMARAVGSTSPVNLTYDVFDGTGDGTPLVFLHGLFGSKSNFHSIAKSLVQRTGRKVLTVDARNHGTSTHSTDLTYEAMTNDLTHLLAQLHIGKCVLIGHSMGGKVAMTTALSQPGLVERLVVVDISPAQTTTRTNFHSYIQAMKDVKISSDIPRSTARRMAEDQLRKLVKERSVRQFLLTNLVEQNGHYAWRVNLDAIAAHLDDIMSFPTFETTYEGPTLFLGGASSAYISSEDYPEIQRLFPCADIQYIPDASHWIHADKPLDFISSISSFLQP